TTAATAGATCAGAAAAGCTGTGAATATGTCAAATGGGTGGACCGTGTGTTGGAGCAGCATGAAGGACACAATATTGAACGATTCAGGGCTTACTTCTTTCTAAATAGGAAGTTTAAGAATTCCATAGATAAGTGGATTGAGTTTGCAATGGAAAAGAAAGTTCAAGTACTTGAGTTTCAGTTTCTTGTACAACAAAATGATTGCACCAGAGATAAATATGCATTTCCCCAAAAGTTATTAGGTATCGGTGGAGAGGATGAAAATTTGAAGCACATGTCTGCTGACCTTCCAACTCTACACCCTTGCCGATACAACAATGGTTTCAAATTCCTCGAAGGTCTTCGTCTTTAGCAGATTGTTATGAGCGATGAAGTTCTGGAGTACTTCTTGTCGAACTGTCCAGTTCTTGAGCGATTAACTGTGACAGCTGCAAAAAATGTGTTTTGCACAAGAGTTGTTGGTCCGTCAATCTCAGTAAAGTATTTGACAATAAATGATTGTCCGAACCTCAAAACCATTGAGATTTGCACGCAAATATTGTTTCATTTGTCTATAGGGGGAGCTTGGATAGACCTGCTAATTAGTAACCTGCCCATGCTGATAGAGGTCCATATATCTGAGAGATCTCTTGATAAAGTTGATTTACAACACTTGCGTTCAACAGACTCTCATGTTGCCTTTCTCATTTACAGATTCTGAAGCTGAATATTTGTGGAGTGGTTAGTATATAGGAGGAATAATTACTTTCGAGCTGTTTTCTATCTCCTTTTTGAAAGTATGAAGTTAACTCTTTGCTTGATTGCAGGTGTACAATCCGAATTTTGACTTCCCTCTACTAGAAAATCTGAAGCAATTGGAATTAAATGTTGACACAAATTACCATTTGTCTCTTTATCATCTGTGTTCGTTCATGAAGGCTTGTCCTCACATCCAGACTTGTACTAAAGGTATATCGATCTATGCATATATACTCTATGATCGAACTtattatatatagtataaaaaaaaacttatcatatatatatatatatgtatatgtgtgtgtgtgtgtgtgtgtgtgtgtagacCTGCTTGCCGGCCAGTTTGTTGATCGAATTTGATCTTATTCTGTTCTTGACAATTGACATTACCACTTTTGAAgaaatacaagtatatatAAGCTGAATGCAGAGCTTAAAACGGTCTGCGGGATTGACAAGAAATGCCTTAATCATCTTCTCGgttcttctttcctttatgCAGTTGGACTTCCGACCATACGTCAACACAACAGTAAGAAAAGCTACCAAATTCCCTCATCATAGCCTCAAGGTGGTAGAAATTCTTGGGTATCGAGCCCATCAATCTTCTGTTGAACATGTCGTGTACTTGGTAGAGAATGCTGTTGCACTAGAGAAGATTATTGTTGATCCTGTTCGGCGTTGGATTGGCCCCTTGGAATGGACAGGGGAGCTGATATGGTGGATGAGGAACTGGAGGCAAGAAAGCATGCTGAGAATCAAACACCTTAAAGAAAGAGTTCCCTCTACTATAGAATTAGCATGCTTATAGTATTTGCTGAGCTCGAATCTTAAAAGAttgttgaccaaaaaaaaaatcttcttaatatcatatcaaattatCAATCAGGACTAATGTGTGCAAACATGCCTCAATATATGGTTTTCATGTTCTACTTTTTATGCTTTTTCCTTGTTAACTATATGGACTTCGGTTAGTAATCCTTTCACTCTAGTCTATAAGGACGTAAAAGCGAGAGAGCATGCTTAGCAACACAtcagagaaaaaaaagttcCTAGTAATATAAAACTTATATGCTTAATCTGCAGTGCTGTGTTGGAAGAACCATTGTAAGGctggattggttggtataccagTCTTAATTTTTCAATACTATATATCaactaatatatatttggtatgaaaaatccataatttataccaaccaataacgttggtatatcaattaagtggtacggttggtacggttggtacggttggtaacgagcttgtaccaacatatttaaggccCAACAATTTAAATGCTCAAtccaaataagtgaaatagcAATAGAGTTCcaaagtcttatataacttcaaccaaattaccaaatacaaagtcataaatagaaagccaaagtccaaatagtcaaactgttaaagtacttatgaattctcaaaacaattgaaaaataaatgataggtttaaatgcgatatatgttgacatgttgtaaacagtgatggtgctactgataggtctaagcatttgtatttgggaattcgattgaatcgattcattcataattaaataaaaaaattgaagacgaaaaaaaaagtgtacttgagaaaaaaaaactcaaagagATTAGATTAAGGTTAATAGATTTACAcggtttggatttatttttcaataaatctactgttgaaatttaaagatatataattaaataatttaatataatataaattgGTAGGTACGATATACCATGATATATGGAAAATCTATACCACTTACCTACTATATTTTTAATGTTAGTACAATACACTGTACCATATACCATATACCGAGTATTTAGTATACCAACGTATTTGATACGGTTGGTATATGAATTGGTTGGGATGGTTTTATATACCATTGCCACCCCTAAACCATTGTGTTTGAATCTATCAAATAAGATACCATGGTTATGAAGTGGTGAGCGCAAAGAATACTCTGTATTCATACTCCTATCAGCTTACGTTAATGCAAAATAATACCTCTGCTGAAACCCAAACATGGGGGGAAACAAGTAATCACAAGAAAAGTGACAAACCCAAACGAATATTACCGCAAACAGATTACAATTGACATCAGGAACCAACACAACTCAATATACAAGTGGGCAATCCCTATCTCTACATGGAAAAAGGCATAATTCTTTGTCCCTCACTGTTTGAGAAAATTGCAAAAGCTACCAGTCTACACTAAAGGTAGTGTTGACGTATACAAAAAGATGTCAGAACTGTACAGTGTGCTATACAGAAATGTTTAGTATCAAGTATATCTTGAAAAATACTATGATAGTTAATCTTCTTTTCCATTTGATACGAATATAGTTGACGTAGGAGGTCTCGATGTAGAATGTTGAGATGGAGGAGCTGTAATGGCATGAGTGAGTCTTGATGATGAGCTTTCGATTAGCCCAGCAACTCCAGCGGCAGCAGATTGAGCACTTGAAGGAAGGAAAAGATCATGTTTCTGATCTTTATAAGCACTCCAAACCTGAAGAATAAGCATTTTCCAGCGAAAACAAAAGCAGCCGTAAGTGTTTCATTCTCACTTGAAGAAACAAGATTCTTTATTCAGTTtaaaacatgaaaaaaaaaacacatgtgCCAGTTCAGCCATAATCATAGCATGCCCCatacactttttttttaagtttaacATTTTACTGAATGTGTATTCCAGAATTATCGCCCAAAATGAACAAAGTTTTAGACTACCTCGTCAATCTTAGCTGTTACCAAATTGATAATTATATGATTAGGCTGGTTTAGTACTCAATCCAGTTTTAGTAACAAAACCACACGTAACCCATTCAATTTAGGTCAATGGACaaggtaattattttgttgtcTAGTGGCAACAGCAACAAGAAGCGTTGAATAAAGATATGCATATGGACTTACATCTGACGAATTCAACAAGTCCCGAACTTTAGTACAGTGGGCTCCCTCCGTTGCGAATGCATGCAGTACCTGTATCAAAAGATAAACCACAATTTAAATACGCTCAGTGACAAAGAAAGTTGGAAAACTCAAGGAAGGATTTAAACATACTAATTCAAACATTAGGACAAAAGAGTTGTTATCTGtgctttcattatgaataCAACCAATCAAAATATTAATAACCAACATCTTTTATTGTTTGGTATCAATTGAAGAGAACAAGTATCTAGGACATGCGTCGTCCAATTTTGAGCAGATTATAAACGAAAAGAACTTAAATGTTAATATCTTTGTAATGCCCAACAACCCAACTAATCCAAGTGGTGAAGTTTATTGAAATATTGTATCTCCTAATGTCAACAGAATATTTGTACAAAGGCAATGACAAACAAGACAATTAACGACATCATTTTATGAAAATGTTCTAACCTCAATTGCTAGCACTCTGCCGATAGATGCTTCAGATTCATTCCACTTCATCTGAGAGCAAAGTCCATTCCTTCCTCCAGCTCTCCAATCAAGAAGGCCAAGAAGTACTTCAACAAGACCAACCCTACATATCACAACCCATATTAATATAAAGAATTGACAGGTATGTATTTGCCTCAAAACCAGTTCAACTCTTCAAATTTGAGCCTAGCCTACAAAACACATCATTGTTATCGAGTGGTGTGTGTTTGCAGAGTTAGCCTAAGTTGACATTGGAAAGTCATCAGGTTTGTAATATGCAGAACATGCaaatcattttgatacaagaattgaaaagcatAAATGTGCCTTAAAATCTATGAAATCTACTCTTTGAAATTGAGCTTAGCCTACAATATACATCATGATTGCCATCGAGTTGGCAGGGTTAGCATAACTTGGCATTGAAATTCATCAGATCTGTAGGGCACATGACATGCAACCATTTCGAGGAAAAATAAGTATCCAATGCATCTAAAATTTGATCAATAAGTGCTCTTTTCACTTACTTAAGTCCTTGTGCAACAAGTGCATCCCTAGCTCGGTTTCCAGCAACAACAACACGCTTTAGGGTCTCCAGAGCTAGTATGCTTCCACCTTGCCATCCTATAGCTTTCATTAGAAGCGGAACAACCTGCATTACAGTAAAGTGGAGATTTGAGTCAATAGCACCATATAGGACAGCAAAGACACACTAGCCCCCTGGTACTAAATTTCAATCCAATAAGAAAATTTCAAAGAAAACTATCCAATTGATAGAATCCTGAATTGTTTATGCAAATTGTATACTTTAAGTAAATTTTTAAACCAGTTGGTGCAATTAGTAGAAACCCGAGTGAATATATACATAAGGACAAAATAAGTTACGCACCTGAGGTGTTCCTACACTAGTTGCTGCCATAGCTTCAGCACATATGGTGCTAGCTGCTAGTTGATGCAGAACACGCAGACAACTGAGGCGCACACGTTCTCTGGGGGTTTGGGTAGGCTGTGAGGATCCATCATCAGACTCCTCTGCTCTATCTACATAATTTCCATTGTTCACCTCCCCCGATGCCATTGTTTCTCGTCTTCCTTCATACGCGACAGCAGCCACAAGCTTGGGCACATATCCAAGGTATCCAACATGATCTGCAAGGGCAGGATGTACTCGCAATAATGAAACCAAAGCAGCAGACAGGAGCAAAGGAAGTTCAGGATCAACAGCTTGTATGTCATAATGTGTGGCGGCAATGGATGTCAAATACTGATCTAGCAGTCCTTCCAAGAACCTCTTTGGATTTCTGAGAGGGAATTTAGGATCTTTTAGAAATAACCTAATATAGATTCCACCAACCTGCATGAGATTGAAAGTGTGAGTTTTTCAAATATTAAGACATACTTCAATGTATATATTCATAATCATGTGCTACCTGTGGCTCATCTCTCATTTCTTGCTGCCCAGATGCGTGCTCAGGTACGTCCCAGTCAACAACACGGCCTTTCATTTGTTCTTGGTATAGATCTGCTGCCATCGTTGCGATTTGTGCGGCCAGAGAAGTAGCCATCGCTGGTGTCCATACAAGTTCTGGAGTCTCAGTAGTCTGTTCAAGGGCAACTACAACAGATTCACCAGGTCCATCCCTAATAACTGATACCAAGCCATCAGGAAGAAACCTAGCCAGCGTTATAGCAACTCTCGGCCCATGCATTGGCTGCCCAACAAGCTTCCCCAACAAAGAAGCTGCAGCTGCTCTTTGCTGCAAGGAAATTTCTTCTGCACATATAGATTTATATCGTCAAAAATGTAGTATTCCCAATCAATATTTAAGCACAACAAAGCTAAGTAAATCTATTTACCCTGCAAAGGCAAGAGAAGCTCAAGAATGTAGACTACTCCCCCATGCTTGGCAGCTGCCCAGGCAAGCTCTGGTGTGCTTGCCAGAGCATATAGAACATGAAGAATCCCCTCACGACAACTTGGGGCTGAGTGAAGCATTTGCAATAAAAGGAGAAGGCTAGATCCATCTGCAACCATAGCCTCCAAGCAAGGGGCATACGTAGTCAGGAGTGACAACACACTCAGGCAGAGTTGAGGTAtgttgctttctgatgcaacaGGCACAGAGAAGCATTCAAAAAGAGGCAACAACTTGTCCTTAGTAGAAAAAATTGATGCCAAGTTTGGACTGCTTGTCAGTATGTTctaccaaaacaaaaacaccaaaaaaagGTCAGATACATGGCTTGGATTGTCTGTTAGTGAATCAGCATAGAAAAGTGAGCGAGATACCTTAAGTGAATTCAGTGCAAACTTAAGGTTCTTGACCACTTTAAATTCTTCTTTCTCTGACACTTTGCCATTGGATACTGCCATATCATCAACTGGGGGACTATGTTCATCTACTGATGCAATAGCAATATCACTAGGATGCTCAGATGTTTCAAGGGATGAGCCATCCTGCTTTGGCTCATTCTTAAGTTCTGACTCTAAAGCACATTGATTGTGTACTAGATATGATATATAATCAATTAAGGCGACACAGAAGGCCTCTGGTTCACTAATATCAAAATCGGGCTGATCGTTATACACCCTCAAGTAAACATTGCCAACATAGAGTTCTTTTGATAGTGCCTTATACGAAAACATATGCGAATCTTTCAGGTCATATGAGCCGTCTGGACCCTGACTTGCCCGTTGCTGATCCACAAATTTCAGTAGTTCTGCTCGGGTGGAAGAGTTCCAGATAATCTACAAACAGAAGATTTAAAAATCAACC
This genomic interval from Argentina anserina chromosome 1, drPotAnse1.1, whole genome shotgun sequence contains the following:
- the LOC126792996 gene encoding putative F-box/LRR-repeat protein At3g18150 — translated: MVHDAVEADDKLELRMMDECELEERKRSKGKQNLLDRISLLPYEVLVSIVSFLSLKEAAATSILSKRWQHLWKNTMSLNFQDVDFSVGDSFHRFQALEQKLIDQKSCEYVKWVDRVLEQHEGHNIERFRAYFFLNRKFKNSIDKWIEFAMEKKVQVLEFQFLIVMSDEVLEYFLSNCPVLERLTVTAAKNVFCTRVVGPSISVKYLTINDCPNLKTIEICTQILFHLSIGGAWIDLLISNLPMLIEILKLNICGVVYNPNFDFPLLENLKQLELNVDTNYHLSLYHLCSFMKACPHIQTCTKEIQLDFRPYVNTTVRKATKFPHHSLKVVEILGYRAHQSSVEHVVYLVENAVALEKIIVDPVRRWIGPLEWTGELIWWMRNWRQESMLRIKHLKERVPSTIELACL